GCACACATATCCTCGTCGGAGCGGAATAACGTCTGGCTCTTCTGGTATTCGGGATCGTTGTTCGTCGAGGAGACCATCACCACCCCGCCGAGCCCCACGCCGAGCGACACCACGCCCAGGCCAATGCTCGAGATCCCCGCGATGCGACGGATGTTCGGGCCGTCGGAGGGCGGCGCGGGAGCCTCGACCGGCCGCGGCGCGAACGTGAGGCGCAATCGTTCTCCCTCCCGGAGCGACGCCGTCTGCTTGCCGCAGCAGGGCAGCTCGATCGTGTGCGCCCCCGGGTTCAACGGGATCGGCGCGCGCAAGGCGCTCTCCGCGACGGGCGCTCCGTCGATCGTGGCCCCACTCGCGCCGACCGGCGCCTCGATCTGCACCGACGGGATCTTCGGCTCGAGCGCCGCGAGCTCCTTCTGCGCCTCGACCACCGCCTTGAAGAACACGTCCGGCGCGTCCTCGGCGATGTCCGTCGCCGACGCCTCCTTGTACTTCACCCGCGCCTCGACGAGCTTGCCCTGCTCGACGAGCGTGCGCGCGATACGCAGGCGCACCGTGGGCGCAGGGATCAGCCGCTCGGCCCGCTCGTAACGATCGAGCGCGCGCGCCATGTCCCCCTTCTCGAAGGCCTCATCCCCCGAGACGACATAACCCCGCGCGATGTTCCGCTTCAGCTCCTCGTTCTCCTGCGCAGGCAGGGCCCCCGCCGAGGACGCGACGAGCCCCACGACGAGGAGCCACCCCACCCCGACGAGCAAAGCGCTACGGCGTTTGCGAGCCGACGTCTCTTCCATCACCTCCCGTCTACACCGACCATCGCCCAGCACAAAGCCCGGACCCACCTTGGCGCGTGACACCGGCGCGCAGATGGACCAGAAGGTGCCCACGATGGCCCGGAAGCTCCTCTTCACGATCTCCTCGTACGCCTACCTCGAGCCCCGCTTCCTCGCGGCGGGCGACCTCGATCGCGGCGAGATCGTGCACAAGACCTTCCCCGACGGCGAGCGTTACCTCCGCGTCGCCGAGGACCCCTGGGGCCGCGACGTCGTCCTGCTCGGCGGCACGCCGACCGACCTCGACTGGCTCGAGCTCTACGACCTCGGCTGCGCCATCAGCACGGGCGGCGCGCGCTCGCTCTCCATCGTCATGCCTTATTTCGGCTACGCCACCATGGAGCGCGCTGTCCTGCCCGGCGAGGTCGTCACCGCCAAGACCCGCGCCCGCCTGATCTCGGCCATCCCGCCCTGCGAGGGCGGCACGCGTGTTTACCTCTTCGACCTCCACACCGACGGCATCCCCTACTACTTCGGCGATAGCCACGTCACCCACCACCTCTACGGCGCGCCGCTCGTCACCAAGCTCATCCAGCGTACGATGGACGGCCGCTCCTACCTGCTCGGCGCCACCGACGCCGGCCGCGCCAAGTGGGTCCAGAGCCTCGCCCGCGACCTCGACGTCGAGCCCGCGTTCGTCTACAAACGCCGCGATCCCGACACGGGGAAACTCGCCGTCACGGGCGTCAACGCCGACGTGCGTGGCCGCGAGGTCGTCATCTATGACGACATGATCCGCACGGGATCCTCGCTCATCCAGGCCGCCCAGGCGTACATGGCCGCTGGCGCCACGCGTTGCCACGCGATCGCGAGCCACCTCGTCCTGCCCCCCGGCGCCCTCGAAAAGCTCCACGCGAGTGGCATGTTCGAGCACATCCTCGGCACCGACTCACACCCGGGCAGCCAGAAGCTCCCCCCCGGCGCCATCGAGTCCACCGCGCCGCTCTTCGTCAGCGCGATCGAGCGGACGTACCGGATTTGACGCCCAGATGGTTGGAGTCGCCGCGGGTTCCGACTAGAACGTCGCCCCGGTGACCCTCGCTGCCGACGAACCGACCCGAGCCCCGAGCACCGTCGCATCCCTCGCCGAGCGCACGCTGATCGGCGCGTGTATCGCCGCGATCGCGTTCCTGCTCCTCGAGATCCTCACGTTTGGCCATGGCCGCGATCAGGGCATCTACACGGTCGTCGCGCGCAGCGTGCTCGAAGGCGGGATGCCCTACCGCGACGCCTTCGACTTCAAGCCGCCCGGCATCTTCCTGATTTACGCGCTCGCCCGGCTCCTCTTCGGGTCCGCGCAGTGGGGCATCCGGGTCCTCGAGGTGCTCGGGCTCGTGCTGATGTCGCTTGGTCTGGTGCGGCTCGGGCGGCGGTACGGGGGCAGCGGCACGCTCGGGCTCGTCGCCGCGACGATCACCGTGCTCATCCACGCGCAGCTCGACTTCTGGCACACGTCCCAGCCCGAGTCCTTCGGCGGCATGTTGACGATCGCCGCCCTGCTCTGCGCCCCACGTCCGAGCGCTTCGGGCTTGCCCTCGATCCGCCCCACGAAGACGCGGGACTGGCTGCTCGCGGGTTTCCTCTTTGGCTTCGCCGGCCTGCTCAAGCCGCCGCTCGTCGGCGGCGCCGCGATCGTCGCGCTCCTGCCCGCGTGGTGGGACACCGAGCCCACGCGCCCCACGCTCGACCGGCTGAAGGCCGCCGCGCGCGCCGTCGTCCGCCCCTCGCTCCTGCTCGCGGCGGGTGGGGCGATCCCCATTGCGCTTTGCGCCGCCTGGTTCGCCGCGCGGGGCGCGCTCGGGGATCTGCACCGCGTGCTCTTCGTGTTCACGCCCCATTACACGGCGCTCGGCTGGAAGGGCGCGACCGTGCCGGGGATGGCGTATTACTCGTTCACCGAATGGCTCCAGACGTACGGGAGTGTCCCCACCACGGGATTGCTGCTCGCGCTCGGGCTCGGCGTTCACGCGCGGCAGAAGCCGCTCGCCTTGCTCGCGCTCGGCGTCGTGGGGATTCACCTCGTCGGCGTGGCCATGCAGGGCAAGTTCTTCCCGTACCATTACGGCGCGACCTGGCCGCTGACGGGGCTCGTCGCCGCGCTCGGGTATCACGCGCTCTTTCAGCGGGCGCGGGCGCGTGGCGCGCTTGGCCTGGCGGGTTTCTGCCTGCTCGTCCTGCTCGTGCCGTTCGGCCGCTCCGCCACGAAAGACGTGCCCGGGTCGTTCCTCGTGCG
The Polyangium spumosum DNA segment above includes these coding regions:
- the prs gene encoding ribose-phosphate diphosphokinase; the protein is MARDTGAQMDQKVPTMARKLLFTISSYAYLEPRFLAAGDLDRGEIVHKTFPDGERYLRVAEDPWGRDVVLLGGTPTDLDWLELYDLGCAISTGGARSLSIVMPYFGYATMERAVLPGEVVTAKTRARLISAIPPCEGGTRVYLFDLHTDGIPYYFGDSHVTHHLYGAPLVTKLIQRTMDGRSYLLGATDAGRAKWVQSLARDLDVEPAFVYKRRDPDTGKLAVTGVNADVRGREVVIYDDMIRTGSSLIQAAQAYMAAGATRCHAIASHLVLPPGALEKLHASGMFEHILGTDSHPGSQKLPPGAIESTAPLFVSAIERTYRI
- a CDS encoding ArnT family glycosyltransferase, with protein sequence MTLAADEPTRAPSTVASLAERTLIGACIAAIAFLLLEILTFGHGRDQGIYTVVARSVLEGGMPYRDAFDFKPPGIFLIYALARLLFGSAQWGIRVLEVLGLVLMSLGLVRLGRRYGGSGTLGLVAATITVLIHAQLDFWHTSQPESFGGMLTIAALLCAPRPSASGLPSIRPTKTRDWLLAGFLFGFAGLLKPPLVGGAAIVALLPAWWDTEPTRPTLDRLKAAARAVVRPSLLLAAGGAIPIALCAAWFAARGALGDLHRVLFVFTPHYTALGWKGATVPGMAYYSFTEWLQTYGSVPTTGLLLALGLGVHARQKPLALLALGVVGIHLVGVAMQGKFFPYHYGATWPLTGLVAALGYHALFQRARARGALGLAGFCLLVLLVPFGRSATKDVPGSFLVRTGQRIDLALGGFRDQTGLDRLASVADVNTVTNRAVAELLREVVPADRAVFVWGFEPSIYDMAERAAASRYIYNVPQRVSWAKEEHRQVLLADLAKTPPAAIVIEHWDVFPHVTGDSLDSADSLPDFPEMQKLLDEKYTLHATIGQMDVYLEAKGGAL